One part of the Vitis riparia cultivar Riparia Gloire de Montpellier isolate 1030 chromosome 15, EGFV_Vit.rip_1.0, whole genome shotgun sequence genome encodes these proteins:
- the LOC117931855 gene encoding glutathione S-transferase zeta class-like translates to MSSSSKLVLYSYWQSSCAWRVRFALNIKGLAYEYRSVNLRKGEQFSPEFKKLNPLCFVPVLVDGDIVVSDSFAILLYLNEKYPQNALLPSDPQLRALNLQASNIVSSSMQPLIMQSILKYIEEKFGPAERQLWVRHNIEKGFQALEKLLKDYAGTYATGEEVYMADVFLAPQIAVAEMRFNIDMSKFPTLNGIYKSCKDLPEFQASVPERQPDAEL, encoded by the exons ATGTCTTCATCTTCCAAGCTTGTCTTGTATTCTTACTGGCAGAGCTCGTGCGCTTGGCGCGTCCGCTTTGCTTTGAACATCAAAG GACTTGCTTATGAGTATCGATCAGTCAACCTTAGAAAGGGAGAGCAGTTTAGTCCAG AGTTCAAGAAATTAAATCCTCTTTGTTTTGTTCCGGTGTTAGTTGATGGCGATATTGTGGTTTCAGACTCTTTTGCAATCTTACTG TATCTGAACGAGAAGTATCCTCAAAATGCATTATTGCCTTCTGATCCTCAACTAAGAGCTCTCAATCTCCAG GCTTCAAATATTGTTAGCAGCAGTATGCAACCTCTCATTATGCAGTCAATTCTG AAGTATATTGAGGAAAAATTTGGTCCTGCAGAACGACAATTATGGGTTCGACATAATATAGAAAAAGGTTTCCAAG CTCTTGAGAAGTTGCTGAAAGATTATGCCGGCACATACGCAACAGGAGAAGAAGTTTATATG GCTGATGTGTTTTTGGCTCCACAAATTGCTGTAGCTGAGATGAGGTTTAATATTGACATg TCCAAGTTCCCTACTTTGAATGGGATATACAAGTCATGCAAGGATTTGCCAGAATTCCAAGCCTCTGTGCCAGAAAGACAACCCGATGCTGAACTGTAA